Proteins encoded together in one Staphylococcus aureus window:
- the mutM gene encoding bifunctional DNA-formamidopyrimidine glycosylase/DNA-(apurinic or apyrimidinic site) lyase: MPELPEVEHVKRGIEPYVINQKIEHVIFSDKVIEGKAQGKETIIKGIELDTFKTLSEGYTITNVERRSKYIVFQLDNKREQRTLISHLGMAGGFFIVDELEDIMIPNYRKHWHVIFELSNDKKLIYSDIRRFGEIRNVASVASYPSFLEIAPEPFSNEALTYYLNRIHQQSNKNKPIKQVILDHKVIAGCGNIYACEALFRAGVLPDKKVKDLTHQQQEMVFYYVREVLEEGIKYGGTSISDYRHADGKTGEMQLHLNVYKQPVCKVCGSQIETKIIATRNSHYCPVCQK; this comes from the coding sequence ATGCCCGAATTACCAGAAGTAGAACATGTAAAAAGAGGAATTGAACCCTACGTTATAAATCAAAAAATTGAACACGTTATATTTTCGGATAAAGTAATCGAAGGTAAAGCTCAAGGCAAGGAAACAATTATAAAAGGAATTGAATTAGATACTTTTAAAACTTTATCGGAAGGCTATACCATTACAAATGTAGAACGAAGAAGTAAATATATCGTTTTTCAGCTAGATAATAAACGAGAACAACGTACATTAATTAGTCATTTAGGTATGGCGGGCGGTTTTTTCATTGTAGATGAACTTGAAGATATTATGATACCTAATTATCGTAAGCATTGGCATGTTATTTTTGAGTTGTCAAATGACAAAAAGTTAATTTATTCAGATATACGTCGTTTTGGAGAAATTAGAAATGTTGCGTCTGTAGCATCTTATCCTTCATTTTTAGAAATAGCGCCTGAACCTTTTTCAAATGAAGCATTGACGTATTATTTAAATCGAATTCATCAACAGTCTAATAAGAATAAACCAATCAAACAAGTGATTTTGGATCATAAAGTAATCGCAGGTTGTGGAAATATTTACGCATGTGAAGCGTTGTTTCGTGCAGGTGTTTTACCAGATAAAAAAGTAAAAGACTTAACACACCAACAACAAGAAATGGTTTTTTATTATGTTAGAGAAGTACTAGAAGAAGGTATTAAATATGGCGGTACAAGTATTTCAGATTATCGTCATGCTGATGGAAAAACTGGTGAGATGCAATTGCATCTTAATGTATATAAGCAGCCGGTATGCAAAGTGTGTGGAAGTCAAATTGAAACAAAAATCATCGCGACAAGAAATAGTCATTATTGTCCAGTATGTCAAAAATAA